One Desulfobaccales bacterium genomic window, CTGGCACTCAAAAATCTCCCGGAGTTGTTTAACTGCCACCTCTAAAATCTTCTCAATGCCCCTGGCACCGGCAAGTTTCTGGCTGAGTGAGTGCATCGCTGCAGTCTGGCGTTCTTGTAAACGGGCGGCATCGGCCTGCTGCCGAATCCGAATAGCCAGATGACTGATCACTAACGCCACCAGTAACATCATTGCGAAGGTAAAGATGAAATGAGTCTCTTCCAATTTGAAGGAATATCGGACAGGAACAAAAAAGAAATAAAAGGCCAAAACGCTGAGGAGGGAATTTAAGACAGCCGGACCCCGACCCCAATGCATGGCGGTCAGCATCACCCCCACCAAGTAAACCATAATTAGATTACTCAGTTCCAAGTGAGGGTAGATCAAGAAGGAAAGACCGGTAGCCAGAACAGAATACAAGAGGCCCATCCCGTAGTCGAGGAAACTTATGCCTCTGAATCTCACCTGAATAGGCGATTTTTTTGGTTTTTCCGGCTCTACACTGAAGAAAGAAATTTCGACCTCCTCACTCAGCCGCACCAGTTCATCCACTGCACTACCCCAAAGGATATCTTTCCAGTATGAGTGATGGGGCTTGCCGGCGATGATTTTGGTGACGTCATGGCGGCGAGCGAAGTCGCCGATCTTTGCGCCTAAACTCCGGCTGAACAAGGTGTGGGTCTGAGCTCCCAAGTTTTCGGCAAGCTGAAGATTCTGCACAGCCTGGTTTTGCTCTGCTTCAGATAACCGCACCATCCTCGGGGTCTTGACGTAGACGGCAAACCACTCGGCATTCAGGCTATTGGCCAATTTTTGGGTGGCCCGGATCAGGTCGGCTGAAGAAGGGCTCGTGCCAACGCATACCAGGAGCTTTTCTACCGTGCTTTTTGAATTTACTCC contains:
- a CDS encoding DUF4118 domain-containing protein, yielding MGVNSKSTVEKLLVCVGTSPSSADLIRATQKLANSLNAEWFAVYVKTPRMVRLSEAEQNQAVQNLQLAENLGAQTHTLFSRSLGAKIGDFARRHDVTKIIAGKPHHSYWKDILWGSAVDELVRLSEEVEISFFSVEPEKPKKSPIQVRFRGISFLDYGMGLLYSVLATGLSFLIYPHLELSNLIMVYLVGVMLTAMHWGRGPAVLNSLLSVLAFYFFFVPVRYSFKLEETHFIFTFAMMLLVALVISHLAIRIRQQADAARLQERQTAAMHSLSQKLAGARGIEKILEVAVKQLREIFECQVVALLPGENGKLQPIAGDLSALFQKDTPGELPVAQRTYRTGQRAGWGTQNSDSPFLYVPLRATHTVIGVLALRLKDPKSELWLLPEQLRLGLLESLAKQVALALEVERLEKTTLNTRIPAENGHPC